The Ptychodera flava strain L36383 chromosome 7, AS_Pfla_20210202, whole genome shotgun sequence DNA window gtatttgtatgtttgtatgtttgtttatattttgtttgtttattcatttatttgtttgtttattttttctttgcccTCTGTAGTTAAACTAGGTTACACTGACAGCGTCTGAATGGTGTTTTctcaaaaatagtttctcaatcCTCAAAAGAAGTTCAAAAGTGTATGTATGATATAAAATTTGACTTATTCTTTCAAATTGAATTTCTAAAATGCTATATTGAGATACAGGTCTATGTCTAGATAACTAATGAAGTATCCTTTGTTTTTATTCTCATAGAGTGTACCTGTATATTGGTCATGGATGGGATGAGCAGTACCTGTTTGACCCTGATGGAGTCAACAAAACTGGAGTTTGTAATGTTCCAGTTTCCATGAACACTGTGGAGTCATTGCTCACATACCCTCCTGCAGGTGGATGGACCAGAAATTTGACTAGTCTTCCTGATCTTACAGATAGCACTGTCTTTGactatttcatttcaaagtgtGATAACTGCCTGAGTACAGCAAGAAAACACAGAGACAGTGGTTGGAATTTCTATAAAAGTAACcatgtaaaggatattttactTCATGACAGTGAACACCAGTCATTATTACTTATAAAATCAATggttgtaaagtcatattccaaAGCTGACAATCCAGTACCCCAAAGTAAACTGTATTCCACCCTaattcttttaaatttgatttctgGTAAAATACTTGGTGGGAAATGTGTTTGTAAAGCAGGGTTGGGTGGGTATTGCAAACATGTAGCAGCCACTGTGTTTGCTGTAATGGATTTCCAGAGATGTGGATTAAGTGAAATACCAGAAACTACAACCAGCACCCAGAAACTACAAACACACCACCATCCTAGTGTATATGGAAACACAGCTGTAAAATTTGACTCAATTGACTGGATAAAACATGACTATGAACGTGACTGTAATTCGGATAGAGTCTGTCGTCCAAGAAAACGGAAAGATAATTATAATGCTTGTCCAACAGAAGAAAAGACTGTCACAAAGGAGAAAGTAAAGCAGCTTGCAGACTTTCTGGATGCCTGTTCTAGATCATCTCATCTTGTTGAGCTTCTTAATTCTAATGATTGTGAACCAGTAAGCAGAAATGTTACACATCAAGGACAGATTGACAAGTCATTGTGTAGCATGACTGAAGTAAATGTTGTTCCATCTTCTAGTATTTCTTGCATGCACTCAGAGGTAGTTAGCCCATGTAGCTGTaatttaatttataatgttgataaaaatgatTATGATTTTTATGCTTCGAAAGTAAATATTACAAGTGATGAGTCATCGCGCAGGATAGAAATGTCAACGAGGGGTCAATACAGAAATCCAAATTGGCATTCCCACCGAAAATTAAGAATTACAGCCAGTaagttcaaagatgttttctgtAGACAAAAGTATCCCCCTGATAATTTGGTTGACAGAATAATTAATCcaaagtcattttcaaataaacatac harbors:
- the LOC139136768 gene encoding uncharacterized protein, producing MSSAIPGAQLRGRKPEELSLVELKRWLRCRKGASLRGNKRELVERVYLYIGHGWDEQYLFDPDGVNKTGVCNVPVSMNTVESLLTYPPAGGWTRNLTSLPDLTDSTVFDYFISKCDNCLSTARKHRDSGWNFYKSNHVKDILLHDSEHQSLLLIKSMVVKSYSKADNPVPQSKLYSTLILLNLISGKILGGKCVCKAGLGGYCKHVAATVFAVMDFQRCGLSEIPETTTSTQKLQTHHHPSVYGNTAVKFDSIDWIKHDYERDCNSDRVCRPRKRKDNYNACPTEEKTVTKEKVKQLADFLDACSRSSHLVELLNSNDCEPVSRNVTHQGQIDKSLCSMTEVNVVPSSSISCMHSEVVSPCSCNLIYNVDKNDYDFYASKVNITSDESSRRIEMSTRGQYRNPNWHSHRKLRITASKFKDVFCRQKYPPDNLVDRIINPKSFSNKHTTWGLQSEHIAVAQYVQDMERNGYTVSTRDMGLVVNPSYPFLGASVDKFVTIKPPCIPADNSPQHGCVEVKSLLSSMQSIHQKKLLKCLILFLNLLIISFH